In Arthrobacter sp. SLBN-112, a genomic segment contains:
- a CDS encoding sugar ABC transporter permease yields MSIHPGTAAKRKAPDSQSSSDAAKVRRRSPTRVNPALYLFPLPAVAVVAFFLVMPTLQAFQYAVTDWNGFSAAFNYVGLDNFIRAFTKDSLFTNALTNNLKFVLLVVVAQTAFSLVLALLLTRNSRGSILLRALFFFPTILSSVSVAFIWKFIYDPNFGLANSVLKTVGVDGGAYLGNDVQALYWVAVTQVWFHSGQMMVVYIAGLQAIPKELYEAAEMDGANKWQRFKSITWPFVAPATSIVVAYTTVQSFKAFDLILGIAGNPPKSALDILSTRIYSTFANSEFGYAAAQSIIFMAMIALVTWLQRRLLRLTPKGE; encoded by the coding sequence ATGAGCATCCATCCGGGAACCGCTGCCAAGCGCAAGGCGCCGGATAGCCAATCTTCCTCCGACGCCGCAAAGGTGCGCCGCCGTTCCCCAACCCGGGTGAATCCGGCGCTGTACCTCTTCCCCCTGCCCGCCGTCGCCGTCGTCGCCTTTTTCCTGGTGATGCCCACGCTGCAGGCCTTCCAGTACGCCGTCACGGACTGGAACGGCTTCTCGGCGGCATTCAACTACGTGGGCCTGGACAACTTCATCCGCGCGTTCACCAAGGACTCCCTGTTCACCAACGCCCTGACCAACAACCTGAAGTTCGTGCTGCTGGTGGTGGTCGCCCAGACGGCGTTCTCGCTGGTCCTGGCACTGCTCCTCACCAGGAACTCACGCGGCAGCATCCTGCTCCGTGCACTGTTCTTCTTCCCCACCATCCTGTCCTCGGTGTCCGTGGCCTTCATTTGGAAGTTCATCTACGACCCCAACTTCGGCCTGGCCAACTCGGTCCTCAAAACCGTGGGGGTGGACGGGGGCGCCTACCTCGGCAATGACGTCCAGGCCCTCTACTGGGTGGCCGTCACCCAGGTGTGGTTCCATTCCGGCCAGATGATGGTGGTCTATATCGCAGGGCTGCAAGCCATCCCCAAGGAACTCTACGAAGCGGCCGAAATGGACGGCGCCAACAAATGGCAGCGGTTCAAGTCCATCACCTGGCCATTCGTGGCGCCGGCAACGTCCATCGTGGTGGCCTACACCACAGTCCAATCGTTCAAGGCGTTCGACCTGATCCTCGGTATCGCGGGCAACCCGCCCAAGTCCGCCCTGGACATCCTTTCCACCCGGATCTACAGCACCTTTGCCAACTCGGAGTTCGGCTACGCCGCCGCCCAGTCGATCATCTTCATGGCGATGATCGCCCTGGTCACATGGCTGCAGCGCCGACTGCTCCGGCTGACCCCGAAGGGGGAATAG
- a CDS encoding carbohydrate ABC transporter permease produces the protein MLASLSRRAILAIYAVIIIVPLTVVAFGSFKSTQELFAGPFSLPHSLSPDNFAEVVGGQNLGSSFMNSAIVTGISVPLTLFLASLAGYAVSRLKGFMSWAIFGFLVLGMAIPAQANMVPLYVLFGRLGLLDSLAGLVVANVVSTLPIAVFILGGFMRTLPKELYEASSIDGSGPWKTYSSIALPLSAPSIAAAAIFLFVIHWNELLYPLLFIQTPGNRTLPLALLSFQGEFQTNYPLLFAGVILASLPVVVAYVFLQRYFVAGITAGASKG, from the coding sequence ATGCTCGCCTCACTAAGCCGCCGCGCCATCCTGGCCATCTACGCGGTCATCATCATCGTTCCGCTGACCGTGGTGGCGTTCGGCAGTTTCAAATCCACGCAGGAACTGTTCGCCGGGCCGTTCAGCCTGCCCCATTCCCTCTCCCCCGACAACTTCGCGGAAGTGGTGGGCGGCCAGAACCTGGGCTCATCCTTCATGAACAGCGCGATCGTCACGGGCATCTCGGTGCCGCTCACCTTGTTCCTGGCCAGCCTGGCCGGCTACGCCGTATCCCGGCTGAAAGGGTTTATGTCCTGGGCCATCTTCGGGTTCCTGGTCCTGGGCATGGCCATCCCGGCGCAGGCCAACATGGTGCCGCTCTATGTGCTCTTCGGCCGGCTTGGCCTCCTGGACAGCCTGGCCGGCCTGGTCGTGGCCAACGTGGTCTCCACGCTGCCCATCGCGGTGTTCATCCTGGGCGGGTTCATGCGGACCCTGCCCAAGGAACTCTACGAAGCCAGCTCCATCGACGGCAGCGGCCCCTGGAAGACCTATTCGTCCATTGCCCTGCCGCTGTCAGCACCCTCCATCGCGGCGGCAGCCATCTTCCTGTTCGTCATCCACTGGAACGAACTCCTCTACCCGCTGCTGTTCATCCAGACCCCCGGAAACCGCACCCTGCCGCTGGCACTGCTGAGCTTCCAGGGCGAATTCCAGACCAACTACCCGCTCTTGTTCGCCGGCGTCATCCTGGCGTCCCTGCCCGTGGTGGTGGCCTACGTCTTCCTGCAGCGCTACTTCGTGGCCGGCATCACGGCAGGCGCAAGCAAGGGATGA
- a CDS encoding NAD-dependent succinate-semialdehyde dehydrogenase, whose translation MNLKSARHLVNGSWHTAGTARDVTDPGNGSTVGEVAWGSAGDATKAADAAAEAFDGWSRTTARHRADLLRNAAELLAERRDELAHTLALEAGKRLPEAQGEVDFSVEYFRWFAEEVRRSTGTVSPPELQGRRHLSLRKPIGVALSLTPWNFPVSIQARKLAAMLAAGCTVVGRVSEKAPLAATGLFEVLHDAGFPAGVVNLVHGPSREITTALMSHRAVRAVSFTGSTGVGRQIMASASERVVRPLLELGGNAPFIVFEDADLDAAVEGAILGRLRNTGQSCVAANRFLVQDSVAEEFAQKLGARFDAMTIGHGVPDGGAQVPDLGPVIDTDRVSAVQALVDDALERGARRVTQRTSVPDHGAFLAPTLLADVPDDALLVTEEVFGPAAGVVTFSSEEEAIRKANATEMGLAAYVWSSSPKRGWEIPEQLEAGIVGVNDPLPSVAFAPMGGAKQSGLGREGSSLGLEEFEEVQYVAWRP comes from the coding sequence ATGAACCTCAAATCAGCCAGGCACCTTGTCAACGGCTCCTGGCACACCGCCGGAACCGCCAGGGACGTGACTGATCCGGGCAACGGCAGCACCGTGGGCGAGGTGGCCTGGGGATCCGCCGGGGACGCCACCAAGGCCGCGGACGCCGCCGCCGAAGCCTTCGACGGCTGGTCCCGCACCACCGCCCGCCACCGCGCAGACCTGCTCCGCAACGCGGCCGAACTCCTGGCAGAACGACGCGACGAACTCGCGCACACCCTGGCGCTCGAAGCCGGCAAACGGCTTCCCGAAGCGCAGGGCGAGGTGGACTTCTCGGTGGAATACTTCCGTTGGTTTGCCGAGGAAGTGCGCCGCTCCACCGGCACCGTCAGCCCGCCTGAGCTGCAGGGCCGCCGCCACTTGAGCCTGCGCAAACCCATCGGCGTGGCCCTCAGCCTGACGCCGTGGAACTTCCCGGTCTCCATCCAGGCCCGGAAGCTCGCGGCGATGCTGGCCGCTGGCTGCACGGTGGTGGGCAGGGTGTCCGAGAAGGCCCCGCTGGCTGCCACCGGACTGTTTGAGGTCCTGCATGACGCCGGTTTTCCCGCCGGTGTGGTGAACCTGGTCCACGGCCCCTCCCGCGAAATCACCACGGCCTTGATGTCCCACCGGGCGGTCAGGGCTGTCAGCTTCACCGGCTCCACGGGCGTGGGCCGCCAAATCATGGCCTCGGCATCGGAACGGGTGGTCCGGCCCCTGCTGGAACTGGGCGGCAACGCACCCTTCATCGTCTTCGAGGACGCGGACCTTGACGCCGCCGTCGAAGGTGCCATCCTGGGCCGGCTCCGGAACACCGGCCAGTCCTGCGTGGCCGCCAACCGGTTCCTGGTCCAGGACAGCGTCGCCGAGGAGTTCGCGCAGAAGCTGGGCGCCCGCTTTGACGCGATGACCATCGGCCACGGCGTTCCCGACGGCGGCGCACAGGTCCCTGACCTCGGTCCTGTCATCGACACCGACAGGGTGTCCGCGGTGCAGGCGCTGGTGGACGACGCCCTGGAGCGCGGCGCCCGCCGTGTCACCCAACGGACTTCCGTACCGGACCACGGTGCCTTTCTGGCACCCACGCTGCTCGCGGACGTCCCGGACGACGCACTGCTGGTGACCGAGGAGGTGTTCGGCCCGGCGGCCGGCGTCGTCACCTTCTCCTCGGAGGAAGAGGCGATCCGAAAGGCCAACGCCACGGAGATGGGCCTGGCCGCCTACGTGTGGAGCAGCAGCCCGAAGCGCGGCTGGGAGATCCCGGAGCAGCTTGAGGCCGGCATCGTGGGCGTGAACGACCCCCTTCCTTCCGTTGCCTTCGCCCCCATGGGCGGCGCCAAGCAGTCAGGCTTGGGCCGGGAAGGATCAAGCTTGGGCCTCGAGGAATTCGAGGAGGTCCAGTACGTGGCCTGGAGGCCGTAA
- a CDS encoding sulfite exporter TauE/SafE family protein — MLTTGLVLGAVVMGAGMQRITGMGFALVAAPFLVLLLGPVEGVVLVNVCGAVTAGAIIFRVLKDIDWKRYAALAASALLGIIPAAILIRLIPAPVLEISIGVILAIGLTVLLVLKSATLPQRRRYLLTAGGLSGFMNTAAGVGGPAVSMYSIATRWQHKSFAATMQPYFFTIGTFSLVSKAITAPATFPVLPVGMWVAVAVACLAGLVLGDVASKHVPARAAQLLLIVLAYLGAAATIIRGISDAVA, encoded by the coding sequence ATGCTGACCACCGGGCTGGTACTGGGAGCCGTCGTCATGGGCGCCGGGATGCAGCGGATCACCGGGATGGGCTTCGCCCTGGTGGCCGCACCCTTCCTGGTCCTGCTCCTGGGCCCGGTGGAAGGAGTAGTGCTGGTGAACGTGTGCGGGGCCGTGACGGCGGGGGCTATCATCTTCCGGGTACTGAAGGACATCGATTGGAAGCGCTACGCAGCCCTGGCGGCCTCGGCGCTGCTGGGCATCATTCCGGCAGCCATCCTGATCCGGCTCATTCCGGCACCTGTCCTGGAGATCTCTATCGGGGTGATCCTGGCCATCGGGCTGACCGTCCTCCTGGTCTTGAAGTCCGCCACCCTGCCGCAGCGGCGCCGCTACCTGTTGACCGCCGGCGGCCTCAGCGGGTTCATGAACACGGCCGCCGGCGTGGGCGGACCGGCAGTCAGCATGTACTCCATCGCCACAAGGTGGCAGCACAAGTCCTTCGCGGCCACCATGCAGCCCTACTTCTTCACCATCGGCACGTTCTCGCTGGTCTCGAAGGCCATCACGGCACCGGCGACCTTCCCCGTACTGCCCGTAGGCATGTGGGTTGCCGTCGCCGTCGCCTGCCTGGCCGGCCTGGTGCTCGGCGACGTCGCCTCCAAGCACGTCCCCGCCCGGGCCGCGCAGCTTCTCCTGATCGTCCTGGCCTACCTGGGGGCGGCCGCCACCATCATCCGCGGCATATCCGATGCCGTCGCCTGA
- a CDS encoding AGE family epimerase/isomerase, giving the protein MTWLDSAAHARWLEAETDRLIHFAEASKVSTGFGWLDNYGKVFADKPTHLWITARMTHSFAVAALMGRPGAATLVDHGIAALNGVLHDDEFGGWYAEVDGNGPVNDTKSGYQHSFVLLAAASAVAAGRPGARELLDEALRVADTKFWDHEANMCFDSWNRDFTETEAYRGGNASMHSVEAYLIVADVTGENRWLERALHIAEVLIHKFARNNNYRVFEHFDPEWNPMPEYNTDDRASQFRAYGGTPGHWVEWARLLLHLRAGLEARGLDVPDWLLEDARGLFEAAIRDAWEPDGHPGFVYTVDWEGKPVVTTRIRWVPAEAIGGAAALYIATGDKKYADWYERIWDHARDWFIDYEHGSWKQELDENGNVTSTVWSGKADIYHLWHCLVVPRLPLAPGLAPAVAAGLLDARLNTP; this is encoded by the coding sequence ATGACGTGGCTCGATAGTGCCGCCCACGCACGATGGCTTGAGGCGGAGACGGACCGGCTTATCCATTTCGCCGAGGCTTCCAAGGTCTCCACCGGATTCGGCTGGCTGGACAACTACGGCAAGGTTTTCGCCGACAAGCCGACCCATCTGTGGATCACCGCGCGGATGACCCACAGTTTCGCTGTCGCAGCCCTGATGGGACGCCCCGGCGCCGCCACCCTGGTGGACCACGGCATCGCAGCCCTCAACGGAGTCCTCCACGATGACGAGTTCGGCGGCTGGTACGCCGAGGTGGACGGGAACGGCCCCGTGAACGACACCAAGTCCGGCTACCAGCACTCCTTCGTGCTCCTGGCTGCCGCCAGCGCTGTTGCGGCCGGTCGGCCCGGAGCGCGGGAGTTGCTCGATGAGGCGCTGCGGGTAGCCGACACGAAGTTCTGGGACCATGAGGCCAACATGTGCTTTGACTCATGGAACCGGGACTTCACGGAAACCGAGGCATACCGTGGCGGCAACGCCAGCATGCACTCGGTGGAGGCCTACCTCATCGTGGCCGACGTGACCGGGGAGAACCGGTGGCTCGAGCGGGCCCTGCACATCGCCGAGGTGCTCATCCACAAATTCGCGCGCAACAACAATTACCGGGTGTTCGAGCACTTTGACCCGGAGTGGAACCCTATGCCCGAGTACAACACCGATGACCGGGCCAGCCAGTTCCGGGCGTACGGCGGGACCCCGGGCCACTGGGTGGAGTGGGCGCGCCTGCTCCTGCACCTCCGGGCCGGGCTTGAGGCCCGTGGCCTGGACGTCCCGGACTGGCTCCTCGAGGACGCACGCGGCCTGTTCGAAGCCGCCATCAGGGACGCCTGGGAACCGGACGGCCATCCCGGTTTTGTGTACACGGTGGACTGGGAAGGCAAGCCCGTTGTCACCACCCGCATCCGCTGGGTCCCCGCAGAGGCAATCGGGGGTGCCGCCGCCCTCTATATCGCCACCGGAGACAAGAAGTACGCGGACTGGTATGAGCGGATCTGGGACCACGCCCGCGACTGGTTCATCGACTACGAGCACGGATCCTGGAAGCAGGAACTCGACGAGAACGGCAATGTCACGTCGACCGTATGGTCCGGCAAGGCGGACATCTACCACCTGTGGCACTGCCTGGTGGTCCCGCGTCTTCCGCTGGCGCCCGGGCTGGCTCCCGCGGTCGCGGCCGGCTTGCTGGACGCGCGCCTGAACACGCCGTAA
- a CDS encoding MFS transporter, whose product MPSAISAPSPARFPYAAMAVLATIAFTAITTELLPSGLLPQISSGLGVSEPVAGYLAAAYAAVIVVTVVPAARLLGKIPRHALLVALVLTFALSNAMVGLAPDFTSAMIARLVGGLAHGLLWTTMAPFVSRVVPADKVGKALAIVFSGNSLGLAIGAPVGTALGGFLGWRAAFLVLAAFGLVLTVLAFWLLPRVRRITDAARPSLRKAIGQPGVKSVAIAWPLLVLAHFALFTYIAPFIREAHLPDYATSLSLTVLGGSGLLGIWVAGLTVDSRPRRSLIMTTAAIAASMFFLPLAVGNLPVALVLMTVWGAGLGAIGIYNQSAILRAGGEYSEAANGLTVLTIQLGITIGALYGSGALVVGGPLLVPVAAAIPVVAALVITIAGKRYAYPPGPRERIWLEPRPVKESVKDRA is encoded by the coding sequence ATGCCTTCCGCGATTTCCGCGCCGTCCCCTGCCCGTTTTCCGTATGCCGCCATGGCGGTCCTGGCCACCATAGCCTTTACCGCCATCACTACGGAGCTGCTTCCGTCCGGGCTACTGCCGCAGATCAGCTCCGGCCTTGGCGTGTCCGAACCCGTGGCCGGATACCTTGCTGCCGCGTATGCCGCCGTCATAGTTGTCACCGTGGTTCCGGCGGCGCGGCTCCTGGGGAAGATTCCGCGGCACGCCCTCCTCGTGGCGCTGGTCCTGACGTTTGCGCTCAGCAACGCCATGGTGGGGCTGGCGCCGGACTTCACCTCGGCGATGATCGCCAGGTTGGTGGGCGGACTGGCGCACGGGTTGCTCTGGACCACCATGGCGCCGTTCGTGTCCCGGGTGGTCCCGGCGGACAAGGTGGGCAAGGCCCTGGCCATCGTGTTCAGCGGCAACAGCCTGGGCCTGGCCATCGGGGCGCCGGTAGGCACCGCCCTGGGTGGATTCCTGGGGTGGCGGGCCGCGTTCCTGGTACTTGCGGCTTTTGGCTTGGTCCTCACCGTCCTCGCGTTCTGGCTGCTCCCCCGCGTCCGGCGCATCACCGACGCCGCCCGGCCGTCGCTCCGCAAGGCCATTGGCCAGCCCGGTGTGAAGTCCGTGGCCATCGCCTGGCCGCTGCTGGTCCTGGCCCACTTTGCGCTGTTCACGTACATCGCACCCTTCATCCGCGAGGCGCACCTGCCGGACTACGCCACCAGCCTCTCCCTCACGGTGCTGGGCGGGTCGGGCCTGCTGGGCATCTGGGTTGCCGGACTCACCGTGGATTCGCGGCCGCGCCGTTCCCTGATCATGACAACGGCGGCCATCGCCGCATCGATGTTTTTCCTCCCCCTGGCGGTGGGGAACCTCCCCGTCGCCTTGGTGCTGATGACCGTTTGGGGCGCAGGACTGGGCGCGATCGGCATCTACAACCAGTCCGCGATCCTCCGGGCCGGTGGTGAATACAGCGAGGCCGCCAATGGACTGACCGTCCTGACCATCCAGCTGGGCATCACCATCGGCGCGCTGTACGGTTCAGGGGCCCTGGTGGTGGGCGGTCCGTTGCTGGTTCCGGTTGCGGCGGCCATCCCGGTGGTTGCCGCACTGGTGATCACCATCGCCGGGAAGAGGTACGCCTACCCGCCGGGCCCGCGGGAGCGGATCTGGTTGGAGCCCCGGCCGGTGAAGGAGAGCGTCAAGGACCGGGCCTAA
- a CDS encoding cupin domain-containing protein: MQKISVDALARQQLEAALASPNGRAADTVYGGHEKVLRQSVMAMAAGTQLSEHKNPGDATVFVIQGCVRLTAGADSWQGKVGDLLIVPPGLHSLTAEEDSTFLFTVAKHRA, translated from the coding sequence ATGCAGAAGATATCGGTCGACGCCCTGGCCCGCCAGCAGCTCGAAGCAGCGCTCGCATCTCCCAACGGCCGTGCCGCCGACACCGTTTACGGTGGCCACGAAAAAGTCCTCCGGCAGTCCGTGATGGCCATGGCGGCCGGAACGCAGCTGAGCGAACACAAGAACCCCGGCGATGCCACGGTCTTCGTGATCCAGGGCTGTGTCAGGCTGACCGCCGGCGCGGACTCCTGGCAGGGCAAGGTGGGGGATTTGCTGATCGTCCCGCCCGGCCTGCACAGCCTGACAGCCGAGGAGGACTCCACCTTCCTGTTCACGGTGGCCAAGCACCGCGCATGA
- a CDS encoding mechanosensitive ion channel domain-containing protein — MLDVLNPALPFIATALAVVAGLALSWLLRKIVLKLNRKRPELQATSRVARQPLRLALCLMGVRAALGLTAGNENWHAGVDHLLLIALIGALAWLAIAVLLIVEAVVLTRHSVDVADNRRVRRLRTQMILARRIAVALVAVLAVGTAMLTFPAIQALGAGLLASAGVISIVAGLAAQTSLVNVFAGMQLAFTDAIRVDDVVVVQKEWGRIEEITLTYVVVHLWDDRRLILPSTYFTTTPFENWTRRQSEVMGTVEFDLDWRAPVEDMRTELRRVLAGSELWDERVGVLQITDATGGFVRVRILVSAADSAALFDLRCLVRETMVTFLQQNHPAALPHQRWEQAAYDGGTASRRGAPLRGLGSPGSGGARPPADPHESQLFTGSIEAVERSRAFTGPGEEVFEERDRNLASRN; from the coding sequence ATGCTAGACGTCCTGAATCCCGCACTGCCCTTCATTGCCACAGCGCTGGCGGTGGTGGCCGGACTGGCCTTGTCCTGGCTGCTCCGCAAGATCGTCCTGAAGCTGAACAGGAAACGCCCGGAGCTGCAGGCCACGTCCCGGGTGGCCCGGCAGCCGCTGCGGCTGGCACTGTGCCTGATGGGCGTCCGCGCCGCGCTGGGCCTCACCGCCGGAAACGAAAACTGGCATGCCGGCGTCGACCATCTCCTCCTCATTGCCCTCATCGGCGCGCTGGCGTGGCTCGCCATTGCGGTGCTGCTCATCGTCGAAGCCGTGGTGCTGACCCGGCACAGCGTGGACGTGGCAGACAACCGGCGCGTCCGGCGGCTGCGGACGCAGATGATCCTCGCCCGGCGGATCGCCGTTGCGCTGGTGGCGGTGCTCGCCGTCGGCACCGCCATGCTGACGTTCCCCGCCATCCAGGCTCTGGGGGCGGGGCTGCTTGCCTCCGCCGGCGTGATTTCGATCGTGGCCGGCCTGGCGGCGCAGACATCGCTGGTCAACGTCTTCGCAGGGATGCAGCTGGCCTTCACCGACGCCATCCGCGTGGATGACGTTGTAGTGGTCCAGAAGGAATGGGGCCGGATCGAGGAAATCACGCTCACCTACGTCGTGGTGCATCTCTGGGACGACCGCCGGCTGATCCTGCCGTCCACCTACTTCACCACCACGCCTTTCGAGAACTGGACCCGGCGCCAGTCCGAGGTGATGGGCACCGTGGAGTTCGACCTTGACTGGCGCGCCCCCGTTGAGGATATGCGGACGGAGTTGCGGCGGGTCCTGGCCGGAAGCGAACTGTGGGACGAGCGCGTCGGCGTCCTGCAAATTACCGACGCCACCGGTGGCTTTGTCCGGGTCCGGATCCTGGTCAGCGCTGCGGACAGCGCCGCGCTCTTCGACCTGCGCTGCCTGGTCCGCGAAACCATGGTGACGTTCCTGCAGCAGAACCACCCGGCAGCGCTGCCACACCAGCGCTGGGAGCAGGCAGCGTACGACGGCGGCACGGCCTCCCGTCGCGGGGCACCACTGCGGGGGCTGGGTTCGCCCGGCTCCGGGGGCGCCCGTCCCCCGGCTGATCCCCATGAATCACAGCTGTTCACCGGCTCCATCGAGGCGGTGGAGCGCTCGCGGGCCTTCACGGGGCCCGGCGAGGAAGTCTTCGAGGAGCGCGACAGGAACCTTGCCTCCCGCAACTGA
- a CDS encoding metalloregulator ArsR/SmtB family transcription factor, producing the protein MDDVFKALSDPTRRDLLDELFREDGQSLSALEARFSMTRFGIAKHLRILEDAGLVATRRRGREKLHFLNPVPIRLVHDRWVSKYAEPWAAALSDLKSRLESPMEKIFEIYIKTTPERLWAAITDSEIRSKYQFGNTLESDWTPGGKFVMGNPKAGEALGEGENLEVDPPRRLVQTMRALWGEDVKAEGTSKVTWEIEPVGDSCHLTVTHSDLREGANEQLYGGWPMILSGLKTWLETGEKLTTPGSIMYT; encoded by the coding sequence ATGGACGACGTGTTCAAAGCACTCTCCGACCCCACCCGCCGGGACCTGCTCGACGAGCTGTTCCGCGAGGACGGCCAGTCCCTGAGTGCGCTCGAGGCGCGGTTCAGCATGACCCGCTTCGGCATCGCCAAGCACCTGCGCATCCTGGAGGACGCAGGCCTGGTGGCCACCCGCCGTCGGGGCCGGGAAAAGCTGCACTTCCTCAACCCGGTGCCCATCCGCCTGGTCCACGACCGCTGGGTCAGCAAATACGCAGAACCATGGGCCGCTGCCCTCAGCGACCTCAAATCCAGATTGGAAAGTCCCATGGAAAAGATCTTCGAGATTTACATCAAGACCACGCCGGAACGGCTTTGGGCAGCCATTACCGACAGCGAGATCCGCAGCAAGTACCAGTTCGGAAATACCCTGGAGTCCGACTGGACACCCGGCGGCAAGTTCGTGATGGGCAACCCCAAGGCCGGGGAAGCGCTGGGCGAAGGCGAGAACCTGGAGGTGGATCCGCCGCGCCGCCTGGTCCAGACCATGCGCGCCCTCTGGGGCGAGGACGTCAAGGCCGAGGGCACGTCCAAGGTCACCTGGGAGATCGAGCCGGTGGGCGATTCCTGCCACCTGACCGTCACCCACAGCGACCTGCGCGAGGGCGCCAACGAACAGCTTTACGGCGGCTGGCCCATGATCCTCTCCGGCCTGAAGACCTGGCTGGAGACCGGCGAAAAGCTCACCACCCCCGGATCCATCATGTATACATAA
- a CDS encoding hemolysin family protein, with amino-acid sequence MDSGILVNIALVLCFVLLGGVFAAAEMALVSLHEGQIRRIEKSGDSGARTADLARNPNRFLSTVQIGVTLAGFFSAAYGASAIAPVVVPLLQALGLGAAAGPVSFIGMTLLVAYLSLVLGELAPKRLALQNPVAITRRLAPPLITLSRVMRPVIWLLSVSTDAVVRLFGGDPHAKRAGISSEELWDMVAASEALEESNRHILADVFGAGDRTLQEIMRPRTEVTFIDGTTTIAAAREMVRDGPYSRFPVIGRTPDDVLGFVHIRDLMPRDDVPDQTPVKDIARTILAMPGTNRVLPALSRMRKTNQHIVLVVDEYGGTDGVVTLEDLVEELVGEIYDEYDTGAEHEDRVTVTNGSVEVDGGLILQEFTSASGIVLPEGRYETVAGFVMSRLGRLAQAGDRVQIPGYMLTVLSMDKLRIARVRVTPAAPPASTSG; translated from the coding sequence ATGGACAGCGGCATCCTGGTCAACATCGCTCTGGTTCTCTGTTTCGTTCTGCTGGGCGGAGTCTTCGCCGCGGCGGAAATGGCCTTGGTGTCCCTGCACGAAGGCCAGATCCGCCGCATCGAAAAGTCCGGTGACTCCGGGGCCCGGACCGCAGACCTGGCGCGGAACCCCAACCGGTTCCTCTCCACGGTCCAAATTGGCGTCACCCTGGCCGGGTTCTTCTCGGCGGCGTACGGCGCCTCGGCGATCGCACCCGTCGTCGTTCCCCTCCTGCAGGCCCTGGGGCTCGGGGCCGCCGCCGGGCCCGTGTCCTTCATCGGCATGACACTGCTGGTGGCCTACCTTTCCCTGGTCCTGGGCGAACTGGCACCCAAAAGGCTGGCCCTGCAAAACCCCGTCGCCATCACCAGGCGCCTGGCTCCGCCGCTGATCACCCTTTCCAGGGTCATGCGGCCGGTTATCTGGCTCCTCTCCGTGTCCACCGACGCGGTGGTCCGGCTCTTCGGCGGCGACCCGCATGCCAAGCGTGCCGGCATCAGTTCCGAGGAGCTGTGGGACATGGTGGCGGCGAGCGAGGCCCTTGAAGAAAGCAACCGGCACATCCTGGCCGATGTATTCGGCGCCGGGGACCGAACACTGCAGGAGATCATGCGGCCCCGCACGGAAGTGACCTTCATCGACGGGACCACAACCATCGCTGCAGCCCGAGAGATGGTCAGGGACGGCCCCTACTCGCGGTTTCCGGTCATTGGCAGGACCCCGGACGATGTCCTGGGCTTCGTCCATATCCGCGACCTGATGCCAAGGGACGACGTGCCGGACCAAACGCCTGTGAAGGACATTGCCCGGACGATCCTGGCCATGCCCGGCACCAACAGGGTCCTGCCGGCACTGTCCCGGATGCGCAAGACCAACCAGCATATTGTCCTGGTGGTGGACGAATACGGCGGCACGGACGGCGTGGTCACACTCGAAGACCTCGTGGAAGAACTCGTAGGCGAGATCTACGACGAGTACGACACCGGCGCCGAGCACGAAGACCGCGTCACCGTCACCAATGGCTCCGTCGAGGTCGACGGCGGCCTGATCCTGCAGGAGTTCACCTCAGCCTCCGGAATCGTGCTGCCCGAGGGCCGCTACGAAACGGTGGCAGGCTTTGTGATGTCCCGCCTGGGCCGCCTGGCGCAGGCGGGCGACCGAGTACAGATCCCGGGGTACATGCTCACGGTCCTCAGCATGGACAAGCTGCGGATTGCACGGGTCCGGGTCACCCCGGCAGCGCCTCCTGCGAGTACCTCCGGGTAA